Proteins from a genomic interval of Zingiber officinale cultivar Zhangliang chromosome 2A, Zo_v1.1, whole genome shotgun sequence:
- the LOC122042391 gene encoding DPH4 homolog, whose amino-acid sequence MIISSKIFQKTHYEVLSIKEDASYEEIRVSYKSAILNSHPDKVYNKSDSSRNYQEPKQEFLDVQKAWEVLSDVKLKAIYDKELQASREILELPANEIELGDMTLENDGDSQQLLYECRCGDYFLITSLDLKEMGILLDAVTLQLHSSINSAPISVLIPCSSCSLRVRLIIDHFS is encoded by the coding sequence ATGATTATTTCCAGCAAAATCTTCCAGAAGACCCACTATGAAGTACTGTCAATCAAAGAAGATGCGAGTTATGAAGAGATCAGAGTAAGCTATAAATCTGCCATTCTGAATTCTCATCCTGATAAGGTGTACAACAAATCGGATTCAAGTAGGAATTATCAAGAGCCAAAGCAAGAATTCCTAGATGTGCAGAAGGCCTGGGAGGTGCTTTCAGATGTTAAGTTGAAGGCAATCTATGACAAGGAGTTGCAAGCTTCAAGAGAGATTCTGGAGCTTCCAGCCAATGAAATTGAATTAGGGGATATGACTCTTGAGAATGATGGTGATTCTCAGCAACTCCTCTATGAATGTAGATGTGGTGATTATTTTTTGATCACCTCATTGGACCTCAAAGAAATGGGTATTTTATTGGATGCAGTGACATTACAATTACATTCATCTATCAATTCAGCACCCATTTCAGTGCTTATTCCATGTAGCTCATGTTCACTTAGAGTTCGCTTGATCATAGATCACTTTTCTTGA